CGATGGCGAAACATAAATTCACAAAGTCAAAGCTGTGGGTTTAAATGTCTAAGTTTGTAGATAAATGGTAACCATTAAGgtttttgtcattattatttcagCTTTTTCTTAAACATCAATCTCAATGATAGGTGAAAAAGATCTCAACAGAAAAACAGGTATGCCAATGTATAAAAATGTTTGTCTTACAATATGccagtaaaaataaattgtgtggAGTTTATGTGCTcaacatcctggatccgtttttcacTCGGATCGgaactcggtatcggttcaaaatcaaatgactcgaaCTTGggcttattaccctcgccgaaggggaggcgagggtattgccattgggtctgtttgtctgtttgtctgtttgtctgtccatgcgcataactcaaaaactagtaacccaatcgacttgaaatttttacacaagcaaggttctgtccgtggctcggtcctcctcgtgaatggcgttgatccggatctggatccagattctagaattttttaaagaattctttaacattgcgagatagggcacttggaggcgagggtctgcaatctctgattgttcagcttgttAAAAGTCTTGTGAAACCCTATTTTTAGTAGAGAGGAATAGCCGGAGGTGCTCACTGGATCATGTAGATGTAATGCCAGGTGCTCTTCAGGAAACCAAGGATGGGCAAATCAGAAAATGGCTAAAAGTAGAAAAAGGACCAAGGCACGTCTggtctttttacattttaatgtaacGCCAACGCAAATCGAAAAGCGTTGGTGTTACATTAAAACTTAAAAAGACTAGACGTGCCTTTTAAGCAGGTTGCTCAAAAGCATCTGAGAAGATTTTGATGACAGTTTAGGAGAGGCAGCATTTGGCCTAAGAAACAGTCTCTGGATTTTTTCACGTAGATCCAGATCTTTTTTTAggttttatgtttgtttatcATTTGCGGGATAATTTCCAGTTAACATGacttcataaaaaataaaaaaaatattcaaaagaagACTGAACAGATTATTTAGCCTAAATTAACAGATATTTAATACAGAACAGCAATCTCAAAAAATAGACCATGTtgtttataatatataatgtatgATAACAGAGTGAgaaaaaatatgttaatttacattttattattcacagaatggttgttgttgttgttgttctgattCCTGGTAGTACAGATGAAATACAATCTCTGATCAGAACCAATGTGCTGGTGGAAGAAAACACTCAACACGTCTGTTTCATCGTCGTCATTCTTGATTTCAGGACGAATGTGCAAACACACTTAAACCCACATCCCTTTTACAaagcggaggagagagagaaacggatAAATGAGGATAATTCTCTCTCGACATATGTGACAATCATGTGCTGTCCCCTCGAGATCCTCAAGATCTTCCTTCCCCTCCTGAGTTCCATAATAAGGCACAAAACATCCATCAACCCCACACACAGGCCGCAGCATCAGCTTACACGCGCCTCTGTCGCCATCTAGTGGACGACTTGAGATGGCCCGTGACGCTATTTTCATCAGCTATATACCGATACATTCACAGTTACACGTTATTAAGgaaataaatcatgtttttgtttccttgtcTTAGTTGTGAGAGGTCATGTGTCTGGACAGGTGGTGCCGTTCTCGAAAGTACTCGTGACAAATCGGGCAGGTGAGCTTCtcttcccttctcctcctcacctgcgaCTCCGCCGCGAATTCCTTCTTGTGGTGAGAGCGCATGTGGAAaaccaggtcagaggtcattcgGAAGGACAGGTTGCATTTGGCGCACCAGTTCTGCACTGACACGCCGAAACAAGTGAAAGTCGGGGGGAGGATGGTGAAAGAGGACGCGGTCTGCAGCTGCGCGCCAGCGCTCCTGCAGGACCAGTGCTCCGGTGCGTAATGGAAAGCATGGTTTTGCGCCACCGGGGACGGTACGGCCGGTAAGTCGCCACTCATCAGATTGCTGTATCCCATGACAGTCCTGGAGGTAAATCCGTCAGCCATCTCTTCCAGGCGGTTACAAGGGTTCGATGGCACGGTGCTGAAGTGCGCGTGGGGGTCGTGCGCAGAAATGATTTTACTCGGTTTACAGAAGGCGCTTTTCTGCTCGCCGCGACTGTTGGACGGGACCAGAGAAAATGCACTGGAGCGCGCACCAGAGCGCGGGACTACGTCCAGCTCTCTGTCATGCGTAAAAGCACCTTTGGCTTCCCTTGCTTCAGCAAGATCCTCATTCTTACGTCCCAGATCAGCCGGCTTTATCTTCTCAGCTTTTAGTTTCCCTCCGGATGGAGACGCGTCTCCCGATGCCGCGTCGCAGCTCACACTCAGCTGCGTAATGTTGTCATAATTTGACATGTTCGTTTTTTCCAGCAGAACCGTTTTCCGGCCTTTGGGACACAACATGTCCTCGCTTTTCCGTCTTTTGGAGGAGACCTCCGCCTCGTCGCTGCTGCCAGATTTCTTGTGTTCCAAATCTCGGGCGATGTTGTGGAAATCTGTGACTCGGCGTTGCCTCTTGACCTCCACCGGCTTGTGATCGTAAACCTCGCGGCTCCAGGGGACGCTCCTCACTTGGGGACACGTGAATCTGCAGTGAGCCAGGAAGGGATACTCGTTCTTGAATGGCTCGTTGCAGCTGCCGCATTTAAACTCTATAAGAAAAAGGGGGAATCCTATGATTCGCGTCCGGATGGATGTGAGGATTCCACCTGTTTTAGGTTTGTTATAGTCTTTCCTTACATGCCCGTGTCTTTGACTCACCCTCGCTTGATCCTCTGCTCGTGCATGTGAAGCCCAGAAGGTGAGACAGTTCCGGATCGTACCACACCagcagctcttcttcctccccgaCATCCCTGACAGTTCGCACATACAGCTGGCCCGCTTTGAGGAACGCCTCcgtgttctgctcctctccgTTGCGCGCAGCCTGCACAAGGCGCAGCCAGGACAGCACCAATGCGCAATCGCGCATGGCTTCGGGGTCCACCTGTTGACAGGAATCATTTTTACCTCAATTTCTCCAAATTGTCGcgcaattcattttattttaatgatttcaATCTTGAAATTActataaattattcaaatgcaAATTATATAGCGTGGGTTTTAACCGTTTTAATAATATTCCTTGACGACAATTATATGTAACACATGCCGATAGCTTTGGAATACATATcgacataaaatataaatattatggTATAGGCCCACATCAAAATtgggaattatatatatatttttttaatggacaaatatatttatatgctgatgaatTCACTAAGGCTGGAGTTGTACTAAACATATGAGATTATTGCCCCACTCACCCTGAACACGTGGCTTTTAGCTCTTTTGTCGCAGGATTTCTGCGCTATGAAGGCGATCGTGTCGTAGAAAGCGTTTTGGAGCGCACACGGACCAAAGCAGGTGCCGGCAGGGATGCGGCGCGTCACGACCAAGCTGGTGAAGATATCCGCTGGATGCTGCAGGAATTTGCTGTCTCCGATCCAGATCGACCGAGGCAGGAATGTTTGGTCCATCGTTCAACTGGACAAAAATAGAAGGTTGATTATTATTTCATAAATGTAAACAGCGCAGCTTCagaatcatttaaatataataatggaaaaatCACGAGGTTACGCTTCAGCTCGTATCGGATTGAAATCTATAGAACAAGTGAATTGCATTCAAAATAAAGTATGTTTAGTTTCGAAAATAGAGAGACAAATATTCGAACTCAAATATAAGATTTAGTGGTCTGAAGTCCCGCCAACCGATTTGGATTCGGTTTCTCTGAACTCAGCATGACTGGAAAAAGTATTTcactgcatttattattatttctgtaaaaatatccgtcccagtgtaaaacaaaaaacaaaaaacaaaaaaaggcgcAGCCGTTGTCGAGGTAAATTATTTCTAACATCCTTTGTCTCGGTTTTTCAGTCGGTTTCTCCTTTTGTCGTCTTCAGGCTTTTACCTTTTCCATTCGACGCAGCTGCTGCAATAGAACTGTCTGCCAGAATTATTGCCATGAACACGCACTGCATGCATGGACCGTGCGTGGACTCACCCGCTGGACACTGACGTGCGCGCCGTGGGGCAGCGATCTGCAGCCGGCGCGGCGGACCTCCGTAACGATGCCCTTCCGATTCCTGATGAAGAGTTACTTCCACGTCTAACTCTTCCTCCGTTCTGTCGTCCCTCTCATCTCCCACTCCCACTTATCCTCTTCGAGGAGCGCACTGGAGCGTGGCGCATTGATGTAAACGCGTGCGCGctcgcacacgcgcacacgcgtcTCAAATTTAGACCCCTGCTCAATTCCCCTTGTCTGCATGGTTAACAGATCAGAATCGTTGAAGaagatatgatgatgatgatgatgatgatgatgatgatgatgctttcATTGGCACAATTTCCGACCGGAAGATGCGCGTTTGGGTTTGAAGCAGATCAAATCCCCAGAATGATGCTACAGTGTTTTGATGCATGTTTTAATATATCAGAATACTAATCCGAACAGACGTTCCGATTATTATTTATACGCCGCAGGGAGTTCTGGGACAGTTTGGTCACGTTTTGGGAGCCAGAACGTGGGTTAACATCATGGAtcctaaaaataaaagctgtccACGCTTGCGTGCTGGACAAAGGGAAACTCGTGCATGATGTGATGCAGGGTGCGTGTCTCCGTTAGCCAGCGGGCGAATGCATTATGCATCGACTAAATGTTTCAGTCTAATAAGCATTTAATGGATTATTCTGCATCACGGATTAGGTTTAAATGTTCCAGCGGTCATCGAGTCCAACTTATAAGACAAAGATGGACCGATGAAGGAGAGTCCTGGTGCGCGCTCCAACATGCAGacacaaacattcatttttattttaaattaatgaataattCCTCCTTTTACAGTGTCTTATGACGTCACGTTGTGTTGGAGATTTGCAGCCATGCAGACCTATAATTGGGATGAGATTGCTAAATATGATGAGTTACTGACAGCACAAAAGTCATGACTGAAAAAACTcatacatataaaaaataatttgttggAGTTACtcttaattattttaataatagtgcggttttttttataatccttCATTCCTcactagtttttttttatttttgtctgacTGGAGTTTCATATCTTTCCTCGGGtgtcgctcctctcctccatcctgcccccccacccccccccaccccccccacccccccatcctgAAAGAGAACACTTGGAGAACCGGACTCAAACTCAGCAAGCCTCCCATTTAGGCAGAACGTACAGCAGCAATAACATCCCGCTCGGATATTCACGCAGGGGTCGATCCAGAAAGATCCTGATCGACAATGTGACGCCGTTTCAGAGTCACGGGAGTTTGGAGTTGCGAACAGAAACCGGGAAAGATGGCGAGGACGCGCACGCCGCTCCTCGCCTTGGCTTTGCTGGGACTTTTCCTCTGCGTCTCGGTGAAAGGGGAGctacagagggaggaggaggaggaggaggaggaggaggaaaggtcCTGTCAGGGCGCATTCGACCTCTACTTTGTCCTGGACAAGTGAGTGTCCGATATGATTATTTATGGCTTTGTTACTTTCTCATCGCTGCGCCTTACCGCGCAACCCGCCCAGTGGTTGAGCAATGCGGGGCGCATCagtcagatccccccccccccgctccgcgTTCCTGCGCTGCATGTGTTAAAAGAAAAGTCGCCTGAACGTTTCAGCCTGGACCTTTAAAAGTCTTTATCGGCGCGTTTATGTCCCGTGAGATCCGTTCTAAGGGAATCCGGTTGAAGTGGAAACAGACTCGTGTCCGACTTTCattctttgtgtcttttcttcagTAAACAGAATTAAACGAGTAGAAGTCGAGATTCagacttttgttgttgttgttgttgttttaaatctCTTTTCTTCTCGTTATAATTAAATCGAGAGGCTCAGAGAGAATGAGCTTTACCCACACGGGATGTGGGCGGGGCGAACAGGATGGATAGAGTTTCAGGCTGATGACGTCACGCCTGCGggcgcagctgca
Above is a window of Brachionichthys hirsutus isolate HB-005 chromosome 7, CSIRO-AGI_Bhir_v1, whole genome shotgun sequence DNA encoding:
- the znf488 gene encoding zinc finger protein 488, which gives rise to MDQTFLPRSIWIGDSKFLQHPADIFTSLVVTRRIPAGTCFGPCALQNAFYDTIAFIAQKSCDKRAKSHVFRVDPEAMRDCALVLSWLRLVQAARNGEEQNTEAFLKAGQLYVRTVRDVGEEEELLVWYDPELSHLLGFTCTSRGSSEEFKCGSCNEPFKNEYPFLAHCRFTCPQVRSVPWSREVYDHKPVEVKRQRRVTDFHNIARDLEHKKSGSSDEAEVSSKRRKSEDMLCPKGRKTVLLEKTNMSNYDNITQLSVSCDAASGDASPSGGKLKAEKIKPADLGRKNEDLAEAREAKGAFTHDRELDVVPRSGARSSAFSLVPSNSRGEQKSAFCKPSKIISAHDPHAHFSTVPSNPCNRLEEMADGFTSRTVMGYSNLMSGDLPAVPSPVAQNHAFHYAPEHWSCRSAGAQLQTASSFTILPPTFTCFGVSVQNWCAKCNLSFRMTSDLVFHMRSHHKKEFAAESQVRRRREEKLTCPICHEYFRERHHLSRHMTSHN